Proteins encoded together in one Streptomyces sp. TLI_171 window:
- a CDS encoding DUF2252 domain-containing protein: MDTPYLTVDERTEIGRAARKRAPRSTAGHWRPAADRSDPLSVLRAQAASRLPDLVPVRNGRMAASPFAFLRGAAAVMAGDLATGPTSGLTVQLCGDAHLVNFGLFGSPERSLLFDLNDFDETLPGPFEWDVQRLAASLAVAAQENGESDDDAHRVVLDAVRSYREHIRELAGLGELAVWYRQINAEELAANLKGKPRRLIEADITAARRRDSLQAAGKLTEMTADGRRRFKEQPPLIEHVGFDADEVRALLADYRATLAEERGRLLDRYRYIDAARKVVGVGSVGTACFVVLLRGRDLDDPLVLQVKEAQASVLEPYLKTSQYSHHGERVVAGQRLIQAASDIFLGWMTGPGGRHFYWRQLRDMKGSAEVGAMTTRALGSYARLCGTALARAHARSGDRIAIASYLGRSDTFDRAIAAFAHHYAELNTEDHARLADAIAAGEVQAENI; this comes from the coding sequence ATGGACACCCCCTACCTGACGGTCGACGAACGCACCGAGATCGGCCGGGCCGCCCGCAAGCGGGCCCCCCGCTCCACCGCCGGGCACTGGCGGCCCGCCGCCGACCGCTCCGACCCGCTGTCGGTGCTGCGCGCCCAGGCCGCCAGCCGGCTCCCCGACCTGGTGCCGGTCCGCAACGGCCGGATGGCGGCCTCCCCGTTCGCGTTCCTGCGCGGCGCGGCCGCCGTGATGGCCGGCGACCTCGCCACCGGCCCCACCAGCGGACTGACCGTCCAGCTCTGCGGGGACGCCCACCTGGTCAACTTCGGCCTTTTCGGCTCGCCGGAACGCTCGCTGCTGTTCGACCTCAACGACTTCGACGAGACCCTGCCCGGCCCGTTCGAGTGGGACGTCCAGCGGCTGGCCGCCAGCCTGGCCGTCGCCGCCCAGGAGAACGGCGAGAGCGACGACGACGCCCACCGGGTGGTGCTGGACGCCGTCCGCTCCTACCGCGAGCACATCCGCGAGCTCGCCGGGCTCGGCGAACTCGCCGTCTGGTACCGGCAGATCAACGCCGAGGAGCTGGCCGCCAACCTCAAGGGCAAGCCCCGCCGCCTGATCGAGGCCGACATCACCGCGGCCCGCCGCCGCGACAGCCTGCAGGCGGCCGGGAAGCTCACCGAGATGACCGCCGACGGCCGCCGCCGCTTCAAGGAGCAGCCCCCGCTGATCGAGCACGTCGGCTTCGACGCCGACGAGGTCCGCGCCCTGCTCGCCGACTACCGCGCCACCCTCGCCGAGGAGCGCGGCCGGCTGCTCGACCGGTACCGGTACATCGACGCCGCCCGGAAGGTGGTCGGCGTCGGGAGCGTCGGCACCGCCTGCTTCGTCGTGCTGCTGCGCGGCCGCGACCTCGACGACCCGCTGGTGCTGCAGGTGAAGGAGGCCCAGGCCTCCGTCCTGGAGCCCTACCTGAAGACCAGTCAGTACTCGCACCACGGTGAGCGGGTGGTCGCGGGGCAGCGGCTCATCCAGGCCGCCAGCGACATCTTCCTCGGCTGGATGACCGGCCCCGGCGGCCGGCACTTCTACTGGCGCCAGCTGCGCGACATGAAGGGCTCCGCCGAGGTCGGCGCCATGACCACCCGGGCGCTCGGCTCGTACGCCCGCCTCTGCGGCACCGCGCTGGCCCGCGCCCACGCCCGCTCCGGCGACCGGATCGCCATCGCCTCGTACCTGGGCCGCAGCGACACCTTCGACCGGGCGATCGCCGCGTTCGCTCACCACTACGCCGAGCTCAACACCGAGGACCACGCCCGGCTGGCCGACGCCATCGCCGCCGGCGAGGTGCAGGCCGAGAACATCTAG
- a CDS encoding M1 family metallopeptidase, with translation MSPKQAPVADPYFPRHGDPRYRAHRYELALDYRPGPNRLAASARIAAIAGPEPLREFTLDLADFRIGKVLVDGKAAHYAHREGKLRIRPAKAPAAGSVFTCEVHWSGNPRPVRSPWGGLGFEEITDGALVASQPTGAPSWFPCNDRPADKAAYQLTVTTATPYAVVTGGRLLSRTTRSSATTWVYEQPAPTASYLVGLAIAPLRQVQLAERAPGTVPQSGWVPQPLQARFEHDFARQPQMMRLFEELFGPYPFAEYTVAVVDEELDVPVEAQGMASFGRNHVDGRRGWERLVAHELAHQWFGNSVTVADWRHIWLNEGFAKYAEWLWSERTGGPTAQQKAADAHLQLRGLPQDLAIGDPGKRHMFDDRVYERGGLTVHALRCVLGDAGFFRLLRDWATAYRHGVVTTDDFAAHAARYTDRPLGPLLDAWLQHGALPALPGL, from the coding sequence GTGAGCCCCAAGCAGGCCCCCGTCGCCGACCCGTACTTCCCCCGGCACGGGGACCCGCGCTACCGCGCCCACCGGTACGAGCTGGCCCTCGACTACCGGCCCGGGCCGAACCGGCTGGCCGCGTCCGCGCGGATCGCGGCCATAGCGGGCCCCGAGCCGCTGCGCGAGTTCACCCTCGACCTGGCCGACTTCCGGATCGGCAAGGTGCTGGTCGACGGGAAGGCCGCGCACTACGCGCACCGCGAGGGCAAGCTGCGGATCAGGCCCGCCAAGGCGCCCGCCGCCGGGTCGGTGTTCACCTGCGAGGTGCACTGGTCGGGCAATCCGCGGCCGGTGCGCAGCCCCTGGGGCGGGCTGGGGTTCGAGGAGATCACCGACGGCGCGCTGGTGGCCTCGCAGCCGACCGGCGCCCCGTCCTGGTTCCCCTGCAACGACCGGCCCGCGGACAAGGCGGCTTACCAGCTCACCGTCACCACGGCGACCCCGTACGCGGTGGTGACGGGCGGTCGGCTGCTCAGCCGCACCACCCGGTCTTCGGCCACCACCTGGGTGTACGAGCAGCCCGCGCCGACCGCCTCCTACCTGGTGGGCCTGGCGATCGCGCCGCTGCGGCAGGTCCAGCTGGCGGAGCGGGCGCCCGGCACGGTGCCGCAGAGCGGGTGGGTGCCGCAGCCCCTGCAGGCCCGGTTCGAGCACGACTTCGCCCGGCAGCCGCAGATGATGCGGCTGTTCGAGGAGCTGTTCGGCCCGTACCCGTTCGCCGAGTACACCGTCGCCGTGGTGGACGAGGAGCTGGACGTCCCGGTCGAGGCGCAGGGGATGGCCTCCTTCGGGCGCAACCACGTGGACGGGCGGCGCGGCTGGGAGCGGCTGGTCGCGCACGAGCTGGCCCACCAGTGGTTCGGGAACAGCGTCACCGTCGCGGACTGGCGGCACATCTGGCTGAACGAGGGCTTCGCCAAGTACGCCGAGTGGCTGTGGTCGGAGCGCACCGGCGGCCCGACGGCGCAGCAGAAGGCCGCCGACGCGCACCTGCAACTGCGCGGCCTGCCGCAGGACCTGGCGATCGGCGACCCCGGCAAGCGGCACATGTTCGACGACCGGGTGTACGAGCGCGGCGGCCTGACCGTGCACGCGCTGCGCTGCGTCCTCGGCGACGCCGGGTTCTTCCGGCTGCTGCGCGACTGGGCGACCGCCTACCGGCACGGGGTGGTCACCACCGACGACTTCGCCGCGCACGCCGCCCGCTACACCGACCGCCCGCTCGGCCCGCTGCTGGACGCCTGGCTGCAGCATGGCGCGTTGCCCGCCCTCCCCGGGCTGTGA
- the lpdA gene encoding dihydrolipoyl dehydrogenase — translation MSTHYDVVVLGAGPGGYTAAVRSAQLGLRTAIVEAKYWGGVCLNVGCIPSKALLRNAELAHTVLKEADLYGIRVDGSVSFDYGKAFSRSRQVADGRVKGVHYLMKKNDITEYDGWGTFVDDHTLQVSLAGGGFELVTFDHCVIAAGATTRLLPGTSLSERVVTYEEQILTEQLPGSIIIAGAGAIGVEFAYVLHNYGVKVTIVEFLDRMVPLEDADVSAELAKQYRKLGIQVLTSTRVDAIDDSDPNKPVRVTVTRDGKQEVLEADKVLQAIGFVPRVQGYGLEVTGVQLTERGAIAVDGRGRTSVEHIFAIGDVTAKLMLAHAAEAMAVIAAETIAEAETMEIDFVMVPRATYCQPQIASFGYTEAQAREKGYDVKVSKFPFTANGKAHGLGHPVGFVKVICDDTHGELLGAHLIGPEVTELLPELTLAQQWDLTVHEVGRNVHAHPTLGEAVKEAVHGLAGHMINM, via the coding sequence ATGAGCACGCACTACGACGTCGTCGTCCTGGGCGCGGGCCCCGGCGGCTACACCGCGGCCGTCCGCTCCGCCCAGCTCGGTCTGCGCACCGCGATCGTCGAGGCGAAGTACTGGGGCGGCGTCTGCCTCAACGTCGGCTGCATCCCCTCGAAGGCCCTGCTGCGCAACGCCGAGCTGGCGCACACCGTGCTGAAGGAGGCCGACCTGTACGGCATCCGGGTCGACGGCTCGGTGTCCTTCGACTACGGGAAGGCGTTCAGCCGCTCCCGGCAGGTCGCGGACGGCCGGGTCAAGGGCGTCCACTACCTGATGAAGAAGAACGACATCACGGAGTACGACGGCTGGGGCACCTTCGTCGACGACCACACCCTGCAGGTCTCGCTGGCCGGCGGCGGCTTCGAGCTGGTCACCTTCGACCACTGCGTCATCGCGGCGGGCGCCACCACCCGGCTGCTGCCCGGCACCTCGCTGAGCGAACGGGTCGTCACCTACGAGGAGCAGATCCTCACCGAGCAGCTGCCCGGGTCGATCATCATCGCGGGCGCCGGCGCGATCGGCGTGGAGTTCGCCTACGTGCTGCACAACTACGGCGTGAAGGTCACCATCGTCGAGTTCCTGGACCGGATGGTGCCGCTGGAGGACGCCGACGTGTCCGCCGAGCTCGCCAAGCAGTACCGCAAGCTGGGCATCCAGGTGCTGACCTCCACCCGGGTCGACGCGATCGACGACTCCGACCCGAACAAGCCGGTGCGGGTCACCGTCACCCGGGACGGCAAGCAGGAGGTGCTGGAGGCCGACAAGGTGCTGCAGGCCATCGGCTTCGTGCCGCGGGTGCAGGGCTACGGCCTGGAGGTCACCGGGGTGCAGCTCACCGAGCGCGGCGCGATCGCCGTGGACGGCCGGGGCCGCACCAGCGTGGAGCACATCTTCGCCATCGGCGACGTCACCGCGAAGCTGATGCTGGCGCACGCCGCCGAGGCGATGGCGGTGATCGCGGCCGAGACCATCGCCGAGGCGGAGACGATGGAGATCGACTTCGTCATGGTCCCGCGCGCGACGTACTGCCAGCCGCAGATCGCCAGCTTCGGCTACACCGAGGCGCAGGCCCGCGAGAAGGGCTACGACGTCAAGGTCTCGAAGTTCCCGTTCACCGCGAACGGCAAGGCGCACGGCCTCGGCCACCCGGTCGGCTTCGTCAAGGTGATCTGCGACGACACGCACGGCGAGCTGCTGGGCGCGCACCTGATCGGCCCGGAGGTCACCGAGCTGCTGCCGGAGCTGACGCTGGCTCAGCAGTGGGACCTGACGGTCCACGAGGTCGGTCGCAACGTGCACGCCCACCCGACGCTGGGCGAGGCCGTCAAGGAGGCCGTCCACGGCCTGGCCGGTCACATGATCAACATGTAG
- a CDS encoding PRC and DUF2382 domain-containing protein yields MITEQQIRSMLHHPVHDAQGNKIGKADHLYLDDATGKPEWVSVKTGWFGTSESFVPIGDAHVVDGHLQVPFAKDKVKDAPNVDVDNGGHLSEEEERRLYRHYGIAWDDAWKAANQPGEGGWAHSGDQAGGAAATTTAGAAGAAGAAGATGAAARKPATGTTASGDTAPGPAAAGGAPTGRSERGDDAMTRSEERMHVGVEQYETGHARLRKYVVTEEQQRTVPVRHEEAHIEREPITSANQGRAMAGDPISEAEHEVVLHSERPVVSTEAVPVERVRLVTEERVEQQTVSGEVRKERIEADLPDEAKRAAGQDTPGQERPR; encoded by the coding sequence ATGATCACCGAACAGCAGATCCGTTCCATGCTGCACCACCCCGTGCACGACGCCCAGGGCAACAAGATCGGGAAGGCCGACCACCTCTACCTCGACGACGCCACCGGAAAGCCCGAGTGGGTCAGTGTGAAGACCGGCTGGTTCGGCACGAGTGAGTCGTTCGTCCCGATCGGCGACGCCCACGTGGTCGACGGACACCTCCAGGTGCCGTTCGCCAAGGACAAGGTCAAGGACGCGCCGAACGTCGACGTGGACAACGGGGGACACCTCTCCGAAGAGGAGGAACGCAGGCTCTACCGTCACTACGGCATCGCCTGGGACGACGCCTGGAAGGCCGCCAACCAGCCCGGCGAGGGCGGCTGGGCCCACTCCGGCGACCAGGCCGGCGGCGCCGCGGCCACCACGACGGCGGGCGCGGCCGGAGCTGCGGGCGCGGCCGGAGCGACCGGCGCCGCAGCGCGGAAGCCCGCCACCGGCACCACCGCCTCCGGCGACACCGCCCCCGGCCCCGCTGCGGCCGGCGGCGCGCCGACCGGTCGGTCGGAGCGCGGGGACGACGCGATGACCCGCTCCGAGGAGCGGATGCACGTCGGCGTCGAGCAGTACGAGACCGGGCACGCCCGGCTGCGCAAGTACGTGGTCACCGAGGAGCAGCAGCGGACCGTTCCGGTGCGGCACGAGGAGGCGCACATCGAGCGCGAGCCGATCACCTCGGCCAACCAGGGCCGGGCGATGGCCGGCGATCCGATCTCCGAGGCCGAGCACGAGGTCGTCCTGCACAGCGAGCGGCCGGTGGTGAGCACCGAGGCCGTCCCGGTGGAGCGGGTGCGGCTGGTGACCGAGGAGCGGGTCGAGCAGCAGACCGTCAGCGGCGAGGTGCGCAAGGAACGCATCGAGGCGGACCTGCCCGACGAGGCGAAGCGGGCCGCCGGCCAGGACACCCCGGGCCAGGAGCGCCCGCGGTGA
- a CDS encoding Pls/PosA family non-ribosomal peptide synthetase, with protein MTAPDTALFRARPAPEARTLVDVLAATAAAHPQEPALDDGRETLTYGALLTEVERVRRHLAKAGVGLGDRVGIRVPSGGNQLYVAILATLAAGAAYVPVDFEDPDERAELVFGEADVNAVIGADYALDRVKPSGHDAERPGPEQDAWIIFTSGSTGKPKGVAVTHRSAAAFVDAEAAMFLPDEPIGPGDRVMAGLSVAFDASCEEMWLAWRHGACLVPVPRSQVRSGADLGPWLAEQEITVISTVPTLAALWPAEALNEVRLLIFGGEACPPELAERLVTEGREVWNTYGPTEATVVACGALLTGRAPIRIGLPLDGWELAVVDGAGDPVPMGGSGQLVIGGVGLARYLDPEKDAEKYAPLESLGWERAYRSGDLVRAEPEGLVFLGRADEQIKLGGRRIELGEVDAALQGLPAVSGAAAAVRTARSGNQLLVGYLVVQDGFDRDAAVARLRAELPAALVPLLATVEHLPTRTSGKVDRDALPWPLPDLETSGPGEQLYGTEAWLAEQWAQILGTQVRGADDDFFAIGGGSLAAAQLTTLLRGRYPAASVLDIYQQPTLRKLARLLEKSAQSEGRARTVEPTPRRAQALQLLLMLPLATLTGLRWSLALAALGTVLDLLGDYPWAPTAPWWLLAAGALLLYSAPGRLAVAAGGARLLLRGVGPGSYPRGGSVHLRLWTAERLAEASGAVELSGSWLVRYARALGCRVAPDVDLHALPPVTGLLRLGKGCAIENEVDLSGYWLDGDRLEIGALRIGAGAVVGTRSTLLPGAKVGKRAEVAPGSGVTGAVPTGQRWAGAPAVKTGKAERGWPKQRPPRTGRWAAGYGATGFALTLLPLLAALPGLLIAGQFVHPGDGLGQAVRGALIALVPATLSYGLTYAALVLGAVRLLSLGLRTGHHPLHSRTGWQAWTVSQLMDLARETLFPLYAGLITPVWLRLLGMQVGKGAEVSTVLALPSLTKVGDGAFLADDTLIAPYELGGGWLRIGRAEIGERAFLGNSGMTAPGRAVPDRGLVGVLSATPKKAKRGSSYLGMPPVKLPRSADTADLALTYEPPTRLRWARGLTELGRIVPVFASAALAVLAVAALCALDSPLLSGLVVLAAGLVACLVSAAAKWLLVGRFRAVEHPLWSGFVWRNELADTFTEVLAVPWLVGRSAGTPVMNLWLRSIGARIGRGVWCESYWLPEADLVTLGDGVSVNRGSVLQTHLFHDRIMRLDTVELRAGSTLGPGGIVLPGSTVGERSTLGPASLVMRAETVPADTRWLGNPIEAWQ; from the coding sequence ATGACCGCTCCCGATACCGCGTTGTTCCGCGCCCGCCCGGCGCCCGAGGCACGCACGCTCGTCGACGTCCTGGCGGCCACCGCCGCCGCCCACCCGCAGGAGCCCGCGCTCGACGACGGGCGCGAGACGCTCACGTACGGCGCGCTGCTGACCGAGGTGGAGCGGGTGCGGCGGCACCTGGCGAAGGCGGGCGTCGGCCTCGGCGACCGGGTCGGGATCCGGGTGCCGTCCGGGGGCAACCAGCTGTACGTGGCGATCCTGGCCACGCTCGCGGCGGGCGCCGCGTACGTCCCGGTCGACTTCGAGGACCCCGACGAGCGCGCCGAGCTGGTGTTCGGCGAGGCCGACGTGAACGCGGTGATCGGCGCCGACTACGCGCTGGACCGGGTCAAGCCGTCCGGACACGACGCCGAGCGGCCGGGCCCCGAGCAGGACGCGTGGATCATCTTCACCTCCGGGTCGACCGGCAAGCCCAAGGGCGTCGCCGTCACCCACCGCAGCGCGGCCGCGTTCGTCGACGCCGAGGCGGCGATGTTCCTGCCGGACGAGCCGATCGGACCGGGCGACCGGGTGATGGCGGGCCTGTCGGTGGCCTTCGACGCGTCCTGCGAGGAGATGTGGCTGGCCTGGCGGCACGGCGCCTGCCTGGTGCCGGTGCCGCGCTCCCAGGTGCGCAGCGGCGCGGACCTCGGGCCGTGGCTGGCCGAGCAGGAGATCACCGTCATCTCGACCGTCCCGACGCTGGCCGCGCTGTGGCCCGCCGAGGCGCTGAACGAGGTCCGGCTGCTGATCTTCGGCGGCGAGGCGTGCCCGCCCGAACTGGCCGAGCGCCTGGTCACCGAGGGCCGCGAGGTGTGGAACACCTACGGGCCGACCGAGGCCACCGTGGTCGCCTGCGGCGCCCTGCTGACCGGCCGCGCCCCGATCCGGATCGGCCTGCCGCTGGACGGCTGGGAGCTCGCCGTCGTCGACGGGGCCGGGGACCCGGTGCCGATGGGCGGCAGCGGACAGCTGGTGATCGGCGGCGTCGGCCTGGCCCGGTACCTCGACCCGGAGAAGGACGCCGAGAAGTACGCGCCGCTCGAATCCCTCGGCTGGGAGCGGGCCTACCGCAGCGGCGACCTGGTGCGGGCCGAACCCGAGGGCCTGGTGTTCCTCGGCCGCGCCGACGAGCAGATCAAACTCGGCGGACGCCGGATCGAGCTCGGCGAGGTGGACGCCGCCCTGCAGGGCCTGCCCGCCGTCTCCGGCGCGGCCGCCGCCGTGCGCACCGCCCGCAGCGGTAACCAGCTGCTGGTCGGCTACCTGGTCGTCCAGGACGGATTCGACCGGGACGCCGCCGTCGCCCGGCTGCGCGCCGAACTGCCCGCCGCGCTGGTGCCGCTGCTGGCCACCGTCGAACACCTGCCGACCCGCACCTCCGGCAAGGTCGACCGGGACGCGCTGCCCTGGCCGCTGCCCGACCTGGAGACCTCCGGGCCCGGCGAGCAGCTGTACGGCACCGAGGCGTGGCTCGCCGAGCAGTGGGCGCAGATCCTCGGCACCCAGGTCCGCGGCGCCGACGACGACTTCTTCGCGATCGGCGGCGGCTCGCTCGCCGCCGCCCAGCTCACCACCCTGCTGCGCGGCCGCTACCCGGCCGCCTCGGTGCTCGACATCTACCAGCAGCCCACCCTGCGCAAGCTCGCCCGGCTGCTGGAGAAGTCCGCGCAGTCCGAGGGCCGGGCGCGCACCGTCGAACCCACCCCGCGCCGCGCGCAGGCCCTGCAACTGCTGCTGATGCTGCCGCTGGCCACCCTGACCGGCCTGCGCTGGTCGCTCGCGCTGGCCGCCCTCGGCACCGTGCTCGACCTGCTCGGCGACTACCCGTGGGCGCCCACCGCCCCCTGGTGGCTGCTGGCCGCCGGCGCGCTGCTGCTGTACTCCGCGCCCGGCCGGCTGGCCGTCGCCGCCGGCGGCGCCCGCCTGCTGCTGCGCGGCGTCGGCCCCGGCAGCTACCCGCGCGGGGGCAGCGTCCACCTGCGGCTGTGGACGGCCGAGCGGCTCGCCGAGGCCTCCGGCGCGGTCGAGCTCTCCGGGTCCTGGCTGGTCCGCTACGCCCGCGCGCTGGGCTGCCGGGTCGCCCCCGACGTCGACCTGCACGCGCTGCCGCCCGTCACCGGACTGCTCCGGCTCGGCAAGGGCTGCGCCATCGAGAACGAGGTCGACCTGTCCGGCTACTGGCTGGACGGCGACCGGCTGGAGATCGGCGCGCTGCGGATCGGCGCCGGCGCCGTGGTCGGCACCCGCTCGACGCTGCTGCCCGGCGCGAAGGTCGGCAAGCGCGCCGAGGTCGCCCCCGGCTCCGGCGTCACCGGCGCGGTGCCCACCGGGCAGCGCTGGGCCGGTGCGCCCGCCGTGAAGACCGGCAAGGCCGAGCGCGGCTGGCCCAAGCAGCGCCCGCCGCGCACCGGCCGCTGGGCCGCCGGCTACGGCGCCACCGGCTTCGCGCTCACCCTGCTTCCGCTGCTCGCCGCGCTGCCCGGCCTGCTGATCGCCGGACAGTTCGTCCACCCCGGCGACGGCCTCGGCCAGGCCGTGCGCGGCGCGCTGATCGCGCTGGTCCCCGCCACCCTCTCGTACGGCCTGACGTACGCCGCCCTGGTGCTGGGCGCCGTCCGGCTGCTCTCGCTGGGCCTGCGCACCGGCCACCACCCGCTGCACAGCCGGACCGGCTGGCAGGCGTGGACGGTCAGCCAGCTGATGGACCTGGCCCGGGAGACGCTGTTCCCGCTGTACGCCGGGCTGATCACCCCGGTGTGGCTGCGGCTGCTCGGCATGCAGGTCGGCAAGGGCGCCGAGGTGTCCACGGTGCTCGCGCTGCCCAGCCTGACCAAGGTCGGCGACGGCGCGTTCCTCGCCGACGACACCCTGATCGCCCCGTACGAGCTCGGCGGCGGCTGGCTGCGGATCGGCCGCGCCGAGATCGGCGAGCGGGCCTTCCTCGGCAACTCCGGCATGACCGCGCCCGGCCGGGCCGTCCCGGACCGCGGCCTGGTCGGCGTGCTGTCCGCGACGCCCAAGAAGGCCAAGCGGGGCAGCTCCTACCTGGGCATGCCGCCGGTCAAGCTGCCGCGGTCGGCCGACACCGCCGACCTGGCGCTCACCTACGAGCCGCCGACCCGGCTGCGCTGGGCCCGCGGCCTGACCGAGCTGGGCCGGATCGTCCCGGTGTTCGCCTCGGCCGCGCTCGCCGTGCTGGCCGTCGCCGCGCTCTGCGCGCTGGACTCGCCGCTGCTGTCCGGCCTGGTGGTGCTGGCCGCCGGCCTGGTCGCCTGCCTGGTGTCGGCCGCCGCGAAGTGGCTGCTGGTCGGCCGGTTCCGGGCGGTCGAGCACCCGCTGTGGTCCGGCTTCGTGTGGCGCAACGAACTCGCCGACACCTTCACCGAGGTGCTCGCCGTGCCGTGGCTGGTCGGCCGGTCCGCCGGCACGCCGGTGATGAACCTGTGGCTGCGCTCGATCGGCGCCCGGATCGGCCGTGGCGTCTGGTGCGAGAGCTACTGGCTGCCCGAGGCCGACCTGGTCACGCTCGGCGACGGGGTCAGCGTCAACCGCGGCAGCGTGCTGCAGACCCACCTCTTCCACGACCGGATCATGAGGCTCGATACTGTGGAGCTCCGCGCGGGCTCGACCCTGGGCCCCGGCGGAATCGTGCTGCCCGGCAGCACCGTCGGCGAGCGCTCCACCCTCGGCCCGGCCTCCCTGGTGATGCGCGCCGAGACGGTGCCCGCCGACACCCGCTGGCTCGGCAACCCGATCGAAGCCTGGCAGTAG